Below is a window of Burkholderiales bacterium DNA.
GCGTCCCTACGGTTTTAGCTACTCTCTTCATGTTTTTTCTCCAAAATAACTTGGTGCAAGTCATCGAGCGCCACCAATTACGGGGCAGGAATATTGATGATGGTGTTGGTCATCGTGACCGAAGCATTAAGGGCCATCGCTCTGCCGTTCAGCGTCGTGATGGGGGGGGTTCCGGCGGTCGAGAACGAGATTGCTGAAGAAGCGATGATGGTCCCCACCATGGTGCCGCCACCACCGGCGTTGATCGTGGCGGAGCTGCCCACCTGCCAAAAGACGTTCTTGGCCTGGCACCCTTTGATACAATTGACGCTTCGAGGGAATGCCGCTCCCGGACCGCCCACATCGAGCGTAGACGCCATCTGGAACACCCAGACAGCATTCGCGTTGCCTTGGCCGTCGAGGGTCAAATCTCCTGCCGGATCTACGGTGCCGTTCCGTATCAGGAACTGCCCCGCGGGGGCTGTATAGAGGCCAGGAGCGAGGGTTAGCCCGGACAGGTTGGCACCCGGATTCAACCCGCCGGGTCGTGAAGCTGGCGAGAGATCGTTAAACGCCGCTTGTGCGGCGGCTAGGGCATTGTTTGCAATCGTGCATGAGACGGGATTTACAGCAGCGGACGTGGGGCCCGTGGTGGAATGGGTACACGTGAAGATCAGCCCGCTCACCGCGCCGATGTTCAGCAGCGTTTCCGTATAGATATCTCCTGCCGAATCGTGGAATCCAGTCACCGCCGTAGGTACAGTAGCGGTGGTCGCCATATTCCCACCATTGATCTGGGTAAGAATCCCCTCGTTGGTCGCCCCGGCGCCGCCGCCGCCGCTGAAACCTCCCAACGCGCCGGCCGCTCCAAGGTTGGGCGCTGCACCTGCCGGTCCGGGGCCGCCGCCTGCACCAGTTGCGGTTGCGGCGCTGCCGAAGATTGGATCCCTTCCTCCACTACCACATCCCGCCACAAAAGCGACCAGCAGTAATGCCATGGACCACATCAGTGGCTTAGTAACGCTTTCGAATCTGTTCATTTGTTTCCCCTCTTTATCTGAATCCAGAAAACCGAAAACCATCGATGTAATCGACCGACCCCTTGTCGGTGCGCACGCTGACGTTCTGCACAATCGCTTTCGCGCGGAGCTTCACCGTTTTAATTATCACTAATAGTTTGGTCAAAAGTCAACCGGTAGGTCGTAATCAGGCTGATGCCGGCGATCTTGATAGCGTAGACCTTCCACCCTGCCGTCGTCTTCTCCATGTCGTAATCGATGGTCATCCGTTCGGCTCCGGGCTATGCGGGTCGTCCGCGGTCTCGCACTTGGCGTGATGCTTGCGGTGGATGGCGGCCCATTCCTTGGTCACCATGCCGGTCGTGAGCCACAGCCAGAAACGGAAAAAGTGGCTTACCGCGGGATGAAGGTCGAGCGCGCGATGGGCTTGGCACCGGTGAATAAATATCGTCACCGAAGCGATGGTGACGTGCGTCAGCGCGAGCGCCGCGAGCACGTAACCCCACCACGGAAGATCGAAAACGCCGGAAAACAACGCTGAATCCATCAATCATGATCACGCATGTCGCAATTTTGTTTCGACCGGAGATGGCGAGTGTAAGAGCGTCCGCCCTTGCTGCAGGATGTTCTGTGCGCTAGCGAACATAAAGTGTAAAATGTGGCTATCCCCGATCTTCTGGCACGGGGACCTTGCTTTTGCTACGGCCCTGATTGGAGGTGACTATGAGCAAGAATCTCGCCGCATCCGGAACCCATACCCCCGCTCAAAATAATCTTCTTGCCGCGCTGCCTGCGGCGGATTACGAGCGCCTGCTGCCGGACTTGGAGCTCGTGGCGCTGCCGCTCGCCTTGGCCGTCTACGAGTCAGGCGGCAAATTGGACTACGTGTATTTCCCCACCGACTGCATCGTGTCGCTCCTCTACGTCATGAGAGACGGTGCGTCGGCGGAAATCGCGGTCGTGGGGCATGAAGGCCTGGTCGGCATTGCGATGTTCATGGGCGGGGAATCCACGCCCAGCCGCGCGGTGGTGCAAAGCGCCGGCTACGCGTACCGCCTCGCATCAAAGATCCTCAAACGGGAATTCGAGCGCGGCGGCCCGCTGCAGCATCTGCTGCTGCGCTACACGCAGGCGCTGATCACGCAGATGGCGCAGACCGCAGTGTGCAACCGGCACCATGCGGTCGAGCAGCAGTTATGCCGCTGGCTGCTCTTGAGCCTGGACCGACTGCGCTCGAACGAGCTGACCATGACCCAGGAGCTGATTGCCAACATGCTGGGAGTGCGCCGCGAGGGCGTGACCGAGGCCGCCGGCAAGCTGCAAACGGCCGGATTGATTCATTACAGCCGCGGCAAGATCACCGTGCTGGACCGTCCGAAGCTGGAAGCACGGGTCTGCGAGTGTTATGCAGTAGTCAAACGCGAATCGGATCGCTTGCTTCCCGAAAGGGTCGCAGCCTGATGATCGGCCCCGAGCTTCCAGGGCTTTCCGCATCTCGGCGCTGACGATCTCCCGCCTCACCGGTCATACACGTATTCCCGCGTGAGCGGCAGCGGGTTAGCCCCGGTGTTTTCGGCCTTGCATCCGAGAACCTGATAGACGTTCATCCACGCCTTCCCAAAGCCGTAAGCGCAGCCGGCGAGATAGATCTGCCAGATGCGAAGCCGCTTGTCACCGACCATGCGTACCGCACGCTCGCGGTTCGATTCGAGGCGGCTTGCCCATTCGTGCGCCGTGCGCGCGTAATGGCGCCGCAACGATTCCACGTCGGTCACCTCCAGCCCGGCCGCAGACATCTCCTGCAGCACGAGGGCAAGGTGCGGCAGTTCGCCGTCCGGAAACACGTAGCGGTCGATGAACTCCCCCGCCCCCAGGCCCATCCAGCGGCTGTCTACGTCGCTGGTCGTGATGCCGTGGTTGAGGACCGCTCCGCCGTTTTTCAGGAGCGAGCGGATCTTGCCGAAGTAGGCGCGCAAGTTCTTCAAGCCCACGTGCTCGAACATGCCGACGCTCGCGATTTTGTCGAATACGCCGGTCCCCGGCACATCACGATAGTCGCGCAGCTCGACGACGCAGCGATCTTCCAAGCCTTCGGCCCGGACCCGCTCGCGCACATGCGCGAATTGTTCTTTTGAAAGCGTGATCCCGGTTGCGAGGGCGCCATACTTCTTCGCCGCCCGCATAATCAACGCCCCCCAGCCGCAACCGATGTCGAGAAAGCGCTCGCTCGGTTTCAGCATCAGCTTGTCCAGAATATGGTCCAGCTTCTGCACCTGGGCCGTCTCGAGAGAATCGTCCTCTTTCCGGTAGTAAGCGCAGGAATAGACCATGTTCCGATCCAGGAACAGTGAATAGAAGTCGTTCGAGACATCGTAGTGGTACTCGATCGCCTTGCGGTCGCGGTTGCGGGTGTGGCGCGTGAACCGGCGGAATCCGGAGCGCGTGGTGGTGGTGGTGGCGCGGCGCGCCAAGCTCTCCGCGATCCTGAAAACCTCGTGGATCGACCCCTCGACCCGGATGTGGCCCTCAACGAAGGCCTCACCCAGCTTGTTCAGATCGGGGGAAATGAAGTACCGGAGCGCCGACAGCTTTGGAATGGCAACCGTGACCGTGGGCTTCTGAGATAGATCGAAGCAGCGCCCGTTCCACAGCTCGAGCCGCAAGGGAATGGGCCCGGTGGCCCGAATCTGATCAATTACCCGCTGAAAGCGGCTCTCGAGGAACATGGGCAGCACTCCGCGCAAGCTTACGACGAGGACTTGGCACCGTATGTACGCTGGCGAACAGAGCGAACGCTTCACCAGGCGGAGAATTGCCGCAACGATGGAGCGAACAATAACCGTACGAGTTCGCGATAGCGGCGTCAGTCCGCCGCGTGAACTCACCGGTTTCCGCGAGGTTCGCTGGTTTTTATCGTTCGTATTACATGGAGAGTTTAATCATGCAACAATTTAAACGCTTTTCCGCTTTTTTCAGTGTTGTTCTGTTGACGACTGTTCTGGGTTGCGCCGCCACCTCGACGCGGGAAGGCACGGGCGAGTATATTGATGACTCCGTCATCACAACGAAGGTCAAGGCCGCGATTTTTGACGAGCCGGGTTTGAAATCCGCTGAAATCAACGTCGAAACCTTCAAAGGCGTAGTTCAGTTGAGCGGCTTCGTCAGCACCCAGGCCAATATATACAAAGCGGTCGAGGTGACGCGCGGCGTCAAGGGTGTGACGTCCGTCAAGAATGACATGCGGCTCAAGTAACGGTGATGGTGCGGCGCTCGAGCCGCACATCGACGTGCACG
It encodes the following:
- a CDS encoding ice-binding family protein yields the protein MNRFESVTKPLMWSMALLLVAFVAGCGSGGRDPIFGSAATATGAGGGPGPAGAAPNLGAAGALGGFSGGGGAGATNEGILTQINGGNMATTATVPTAVTGFHDSAGDIYTETLLNIGAVSGLIFTCTHSTTGPTSAAVNPVSCTIANNALAAAQAAFNDLSPASRPGGLNPGANLSGLTLAPGLYTAPAGQFLIRNGTVDPAGDLTLDGQGNANAVWVFQMASTLDVGGPGAAFPRSVNCIKGCQAKNVFWQVGSSATINAGGGGTMVGTIIASSAISFSTAGTPPITTLNGRAMALNASVTMTNTIINIPAP
- a CDS encoding ABC transporter substrate-binding protein yields the protein MTIDYDMEKTTAGWKVYAIKIAGISLITTYRLTFDQTISDN
- a CDS encoding Crp/Fnr family transcriptional regulator — encoded protein: MSKNLAASGTHTPAQNNLLAALPAADYERLLPDLELVALPLALAVYESGGKLDYVYFPTDCIVSLLYVMRDGASAEIAVVGHEGLVGIAMFMGGESTPSRAVVQSAGYAYRLASKILKREFERGGPLQHLLLRYTQALITQMAQTAVCNRHHAVEQQLCRWLLLSLDRLRSNELTMTQELIANMLGVRREGVTEAAGKLQTAGLIHYSRGKITVLDRPKLEARVCECYAVVKRESDRLLPERVAA
- a CDS encoding cyclopropane-fatty-acyl-phospholipid synthase family protein, with the translated sequence MFLESRFQRVIDQIRATGPIPLRLELWNGRCFDLSQKPTVTVAIPKLSALRYFISPDLNKLGEAFVEGHIRVEGSIHEVFRIAESLARRATTTTTRSGFRRFTRHTRNRDRKAIEYHYDVSNDFYSLFLDRNMVYSCAYYRKEDDSLETAQVQKLDHILDKLMLKPSERFLDIGCGWGALIMRAAKKYGALATGITLSKEQFAHVRERVRAEGLEDRCVVELRDYRDVPGTGVFDKIASVGMFEHVGLKNLRAYFGKIRSLLKNGGAVLNHGITTSDVDSRWMGLGAGEFIDRYVFPDGELPHLALVLQEMSAAGLEVTDVESLRRHYARTAHEWASRLESNRERAVRMVGDKRLRIWQIYLAGCAYGFGKAWMNVYQVLGCKAENTGANPLPLTREYVYDR
- a CDS encoding BON domain-containing protein; protein product: MQQFKRFSAFFSVVLLTTVLGCAATSTREGTGEYIDDSVITTKVKAAIFDEPGLKSAEINVETFKGVVQLSGFVSTQANIYKAVEVTRGVKGVTSVKNDMRLK